From one Lolium rigidum isolate FL_2022 chromosome 4, APGP_CSIRO_Lrig_0.1, whole genome shotgun sequence genomic stretch:
- the LOC124708071 gene encoding uncharacterized protein LOC124708071, translating into MKYPPRRAATCGCGYLAAFLTLLLVASLQIQYHHLKVDLGRSDFDAATATQRRREGGRRGGGSAGRWSRKTGAEGLPRGIVETSSDMYLRPLWDSAGAATKTSAKSKNDRYKALLAMAVGIEQMQNVDTMARKFLNESYTVMLFHYDGNVDGWRGLEWSDKAIHVLAPNQTKWWFAKRFLHPSVVAIYDFIFLWDEDLGVEKFDPRRYLDIMVSEGLEITQPALDPDLSTDIHHRITIRNKMTKVHRRVYDNRPSMNCSDDSKGPPCTGWVEGMAPVFSRAAWKCVWHLIQNDLIHGWGLDMKLGYCAQGDRAEKVGVIDSEYVVHQGIPSLGGPSHSSKIPRRSLDLRTQIRRKSSAELEKFKERWDKAVREDDEWLDPFEA; encoded by the exons atgaaGTACccacctcgccgcgccgccacctgcgGCTGCGGGTACCTGGCCGCCTTCCtcaccctcctcctcgtcgcctccCTCCAGATTCAGTACCACCACCTAAAG GTGGATCTCGGGAGGTCCGACTTCGACGCCGCCACGGCCACGCAGCGGCGCCGGGAAGGGGGTCGCCGGGGCGGAGGATCGGCGGGCAGGTGGAGCCGCAAGACCGGCGCCGAGGGCCTGCCAAGGGGGATCGTCGAGACCAGCTCCGACATGTACCTCCGCCCGCTCTGGGACTCCGCCGGCGCCGCGACCAAAACCAGCGCCAAG AGTAAGAACGATAGGTACAAGGCTCTGCTGGCGATGGCAGTGGGCATTGAGCAGATGCAGAATGTGGACACCATGGCCCGTAAG TTCCTCAATGAGAGCTACACGGTCATGCTGTTCCACTACGATGGGAACGTGGATGGCTGGCGTGGTCTTGAGTGGAGCGATAAGGCCATACACGTACTTGCTCCCAACCAGACAAAATG GTGGTTTGCCAAGCGTTTTCTGCATCCTAGTGTCGTGGCTATCTATGACTTCATCTTTCTATGGGATGAAGACCTTGGAGTGGAGAAATTCGATCCGCGGAG GTATCTTGATATAATGGTTTCTGAAGGCTTAGAAATCACACAGCCTGCTTTGGACCCTGATCTATCAACAGATATCCACCATCGGATCACAATCCGCAACAAGATGACAAAAGTGCATAG GAGAGTATACGACAATCGTCCAAGCATGAACTGTTCTGATGACAGTAAAGGACCTCCATGCACAGG GTGGGTTGAAGGTATGGCACCAGTTTTTTCTCGTGCAGCCTGGAAATGTGTATGGCATCTAATACAG AATGACCTGATTCATGGATGGGGCTTGGACATGAAGCTCGGCTATTGTGCTCAG GGTGACCGAGCTGAGAAGGTTGGTGTGATTGACAGTGAGTATGTTGTCCATCAAGGGATACCATCATTAGGTGGACCATCACATAGCAGCAAG ATACCTCGAAGATCTTTGGATTTACGGACACAA ATTAGAAGGAAATCGTCAGCTGAGCTGGAAAAGTTCAAAGAACGGTGGGATAAAGCTGTAAGGGAAGATGACGAGTGGCTGGATCCTTTCGAAGCTTGA